A window from Bacteroidota bacterium encodes these proteins:
- a CDS encoding cytochrome c oxidase subunit II, with the protein MQVFFIVAILALGFLIVFQIAKASEYVSVLRGEEKTRKQNNRVNAFLLLAFLILGIIGVFYCNERLEGKILSFGSAASDHGILIDQMMKITLIITGIVFFITQIALFWFAFKYQESDNRKAYYYPHNNKLEVIWTVIPAIALTILVGFGIIYWFRITGDAPANARMVEVTGSQFKWEFRYPGKDGVLGKKFYKLTTPENPLGQVWDDINNRDDVYGSGEMHLVVNKPVRLVIYAKDVIHDVGLAHFRMKMDAVPGMPTTMWFTPTKTSKQMAKETGRPDFTYEISCDQMCGSGHTRMRGTVIVESQEEFDLWMASQKPKYVEMMDSKQKPEMKADSNTVAKPIAQVEIKK; encoded by the coding sequence ATGCAAGTCTTTTTTATTGTAGCAATCCTGGCGCTGGGCTTTCTGATTGTGTTTCAGATAGCCAAGGCAAGTGAATACGTAAGTGTGTTGCGTGGCGAAGAAAAAACCCGCAAACAGAATAACCGGGTAAATGCATTTCTGTTACTGGCATTTTTAATATTGGGCATTATCGGTGTGTTTTATTGTAATGAAAGACTGGAAGGAAAAATACTTTCATTTGGCAGCGCAGCATCTGATCATGGTATATTGATCGACCAGATGATGAAAATTACACTGATCATTACAGGTATTGTTTTCTTTATTACACAAATTGCATTATTCTGGTTTGCATTCAAATACCAGGAGTCTGATAATAGAAAAGCATACTACTATCCGCATAATAATAAACTGGAAGTTATCTGGACAGTGATCCCTGCTATTGCATTAACTATATTGGTTGGTTTTGGAATTATTTACTGGTTCAGAATTACCGGTGATGCACCTGCTAATGCCAGGATGGTTGAAGTAACAGGTTCGCAATTCAAATGGGAATTCCGCTATCCGGGTAAAGATGGTGTGCTGGGTAAAAAGTTTTATAAATTAACAACACCGGAAAACCCGCTGGGCCAGGTTTGGGATGATATAAATAACAGGGATGATGTGTATGGTTCAGGCGAAATGCACCTGGTAGTGAACAAGCCGGTAAGATTGGTGATCTATGCTAAAGATGTAATTCACGACGTAGGTCTTGCACATTTTCGTATGAAGATGGATGCTGTACCCGGTATGCCAACTACTATGTGGTTTACACCGACAAAGACCAGCAAACAAATGGCAAAAGAAACAGGCAGGCCTGATTTTACATATGAAATATCATGTGACCAGATGTGTGGCTCAGGCCATACACGTATGAGAGGAACGGTTATTGTGGAATCGCAGGAAGAATTTGACCTGTGGATGGCTTCACAAAAACCGAAGTATGTTGAAATGATGGATTCAAAACAAAAACCCGAAATGAAGGCTGATTCAAATACTGTTGCAAAACCAATTGCACAGGTTGAAATAAAAAAATAA